DNA from Kitasatospora herbaricolor:
GGCATGTCTCTCGGCATCGCGGCCCTCTTCAGCCCGACGATGCAGCCACTCGAAGCCGCGGCCAGCGCCGAACTCGGCGAAACCGAATTCCGGGGCGCAGTGGCCTACGGCACCGGGCTCGACCTCGACCAGGCCGTCGCGTTCGCGCACGGCGCCGACAGCGCGGCCATGGACCGGCCCGGCCGGAGTGACAGTCCGCTGACCAGACGCGAACGGCAGGTCGCGGATCTCGTGGCCGAGGGCCTGTCGAACAAGCAGATAGCGGCCGACCTGGTCATCTCCCAGCGCACCGCCGAAGGCCACATCGAGCACATCCTCACCAAGCTCGGCTTCTCCTCCCGCACACAGATCGCCGCCTGGGTCGTCCGGACCGCAAACACCGTGCAGCATCCCCCCGCGAGGCACCAGAGGGCGTCGCCACCTCCGGCGGCCGGTACCCCGCTGCCTCCGGGCCAGCACACCTGAGGGCGATCGAGGGCGTTGAAACGCGGGCGGGGTCTGTCCATTGAACGGCTGTGTCCCGCAATCGGCGGTAGCGCTGTGTAGTGGTCACTGGATGAGGATGGGTGGCGTAGCAGGGGGAACGCGGCTCGGCCGTGCATCTGTCTCATGATCCGTTTGGTTCGCGTGTCGGTGCCTCGCGTCCTGGCCCCCGTGCCGCACACCATCGGAGGCCAGGCTGAATCAGCCGGAACTCCTGACAAAACCGATTGCCCCGACGCTCTCACCATCACATGTTTGCGTCAACATCACAATGGTGCAAGTGATCGTGAGGTCCCGCTGTTCTCCCTGCACTGCGACCCGGCGCGGGGGTCCGGGTCCGCTGCAGGTGGGAGACGCGGCCCGCCGGTTGGTGGTGTCGACCATCCTGATGGGGGGTGGATTCCTGGCCGTCCGGTCCTGCCGCTGAGTGGTCGCGGAGGCCAGCTGCGCCGTCCGGGCAGCGGCGGTCCCAGCCTGCTCGCCCCGGCCAGCCCTCAGCGGTGCCGCCGTCCGTTTGTTCCGAGGCACCCTCGTCGCACTGCGGCTTGCGCCCATCCGTCCCGGCCTTTCGGTGGCCGGGAGAGGTGACTTCGGGTCGACATCCTGGCGGGGCGGCGCGGCCCCGCTCCTGCCGCCGGCCGGGGCGCCCCTTCACCTTCAGGTGGCCCAGGTCGGCGAGCCGGGGAGTGGAGATGTCCTGCAGGGCGCAGATGACCGCGCTGAACTCTCGGCCGATCGCACGGCGCCAGCAGGCCAGCTCCCGCAGCAGAGTCGCACCGCTCCGTCGCCCGCGGCCGGCGGACCGGCGTTGAAGCCGCGGCCCCGCTCGCGGCTCGGCCGGCAGATCCTCGTCCAGGCTCTCGAAGGCGTCCCGCCACCTCTCCGGCCGCTACCCGTACACCTTCAGCACGGCATGCGGCGCGCCATGGACGGCGGCCTGGTGCGGGGAACGCGGACGGTGTCGGCCGGCACCCGGTCCGCACCCGGTCGAGGGTCCGGCGACTGCCTCGCCCGGTCGGCGAAGCATTCGTCGGAGTCCTCGGCCCCGGCTACGATCCGCGACTGCCGGGCGGTAGAACCGCAGGTCGGCAGAGTAGGCTGAAACTAACCGTCACCGCGGCCGGGAGGACGGCCGGCGGCGCGTCCGGGCGACATCGTTGCCGGCGCGTCCGGGGCTGCGCGCGACGTGACGGTGCTCAAGGCCGCGGTGTAGCCGCGGCCACCAGGAACGTTTCAGCCGTCTCGGAGGGGCGGAACGTTCCGAGAGACCTCCAAGCCCTTCCGAAGGCACGCGTCCGAAGGCAGGCATCGTGGCTGTTTCTCCTCGGCGTCGCGCGTACGCCGTCGCCGCGTGCCTCTGTGCCGTGGCCCTGGGGCTCGGCGGCAGCGGCTTGGTCAGGGCTGGGCAGCCGGTGGCTCCGGACCGGGCCGCGTCCGCCCAGGCCGCGGGTGGGATGGACGCACTGATCAGCGCCGCGAAGGCGGAGGGCCGGCTCACCACGAGCGCCCTGCTGCCCCACTGGGCGGGCTACGGGGCTCTGATGGACGGATTCGCCCAGAAGTACGGCATCAAGGTCGTCGACGACAATCCGGACGGCAACAGCCAGCAGGAGATCGACGACGTCAAGCGCCTCAAGGGGCAGCCGCAGGCACCCGACGTGCTCGACCTCGGGGAGGTCTTCGCCCAGTCCGCGGTGCGGGAGGGTCTGCTGGCCCCGTACCGCACCGTCGTGTACGACCAGATCCCGTCCTCCCAGAAGGACGGCAAGGCCCGCTGGGTCAACAGTTACAGCGGCTACGTCTCCATCGGCTGCGACGCCAACCGCGTCAAGACCTGCCCCGTCTCCTTCAACGACCTGCTCAAGCCCGAGTACAAGGGCATGGTCGCGCTGACCGGCAAGCCGGCGACCGCCGCGTCGGCCTTCGCGGCCGTGTACGCGGCCGCCCTGGCGAACGGCGGCTCGTTCGACAACATCCAGCCGGGGATCGACTTCTTCGCCGACCTGGACAAGGCCGGAAACTACAACCGCGCCAACGCCTCGGTCAGCGCGATCGCCGGCGGCCAGACACCGATCGCCATCGAGTGGGACTTCCTCAACCTCCAGCACGCCGACGAGCTCAAGAAGTCGGGCGTGCAGTGGAAGGTCTCCATCCCGTTCGACGGCAGCTTCTCCCAGAGCTACGCGCAGGCCGTCAACAAGGACGCCCCGCACCCCGCCGCGGCCCGCCTCTGGGAGGAGTACCTCGCCGGCCCGGAGGGCCAGAACCTGCGGCTGGTGGACTTCGCCCGCCCGGTGCTGATGGACGCGATGGCGAAGAACGGCACTCTCGACACCGCACTCGCCGGCGGACTGCCGACCGTCGAGGGTACGCCCACCTTCCCGACGGAGGCGCAACTGGCCAAGGCGCACGAGACCGTCCGGACCAACTGGCCCACGGCCGTGCTCGGCTGACCGACCCGACGGACCGGGCACGGTCAGTCCGACGCGATGTCATGACCGGCCGGCCGGCGGGCCCCGGACGTGGGTGCGTGCAGGAACCGCGCCGGCGGTGGTCCCTGGCCCGGTCCGTGTACGGTGCCGGGCGTGCCGGCGCCCGGCGAATCGATCCCAGGCCGCAGCCCCCTCGGTCGTGTTCATCCGGCTGATGTCGAGCACGCTGGCGTGCAGGGCCTGTACGAGCTGGTCCGTTGCCAGCCGCTCACCACTGCTCGCGTGGCGCAGCAACTGTCGGCGACGGCCGAAAGCGGGTTCTGGATCACTGAAAGTGATCCAGAACCACGGTTCGCGCGCCACCGACAGCAACTCGGTCCAGAGAATCTGGCATACGATCCTTACGTAGGGAGAACCACGAGCGGTGGCAGCATCACGTGAAACGCTGATGAACTCCGTTAGCGTGCCGTCCGCAAGGCCCCGCTCGAGTCGACGCCCAGTGGCGCATGTCGCCTGCAATCTCGGCGTCCACGGGGAAGCGCTGCGGTCCTGGGCCCGCCAGACCTACGCCGGCGGGCGCGACGACCGCCTGAGCAGCTCGGAACTCGGCTCGTCCGACACGGCAACCTTCCGTGGATGTACCTACAGGCTCACGGCCGGCCCGACCGGTGGATGCGGGGGACGGACGTTCTTCGGACCGTCAATATGCGGCCCCACCTCCGAGGGTGCATCGCTGCCTGCTCGCCCGGGCCTCAGGGCAGGCCCCGCCGCGGTCGCGCACCGCGTGCGGTCAACCCGGCGTGACCAGCTGGTCCACCGTCCGGCCGAGCCGCGGGACCATGCCCGCGTGACCCGCACCCCGCACCCCGTACCCCGCACACCAGCCTTCCCCAGCTCCGCGCCGCCTGCGCGTAGGACGCGGACCGCCTTCCGGTGCGCCTGCGCTACACGATCGGGGGGCGGCCCGCGCGGGTGAGGCGCCAGGCGGTGCGCCAGGACATCGGGCGGCGTTCTCCGTGGCCACCGCGCAGGCCCTGGTGGAACCCCGAGGCCCAGGTGGCCAGGGCCTTGCGGTCCCGGGTCCTGGCCACAGTGATCAGCACCCATACCGTCAGGTAGACGGGGATGAGCACGGCGGGGAGACGTCGGTAGGCGATCCAGACGCGATTACGGGCGACCAGGCGCAGGTAGAGGGTGTGGCGGGCGGGGTCGCTTGCGGGGTGGTGGACGACGATCCCGGGGGCGTACCAGCCGTTGTATCCGAGGTCGGCCAGACGCCAGCAGAGGTCCAAACCCCAAGGTCCAGCGGGGCCTCGCCCGCGACGGAAGGGAGGCTGCTGCCGGATGAGCGGCGTGCGTCGGCCGGGCGGGGTCGGTGGCCGGTTGCGGGAATATCGGTAGTGAGGGGAGGAGGCGGGTGATGGCTGCGGTACGGG
Protein-coding regions in this window:
- a CDS encoding glycosyltransferase family 2 protein; translated protein: MDLCWRLADLGYNGWYAPGIVVHHPASDPARHTLYLRLVARNRVWIAYRRLPAVLIPVYLTVWVLITVARTRDRKALATWASGFHQGLRGGHGERRPMSWRTAWRLTRAGRPPIV
- a CDS encoding ABC transporter substrate-binding protein, yielding MAVSPRRRAYAVAACLCAVALGLGGSGLVRAGQPVAPDRAASAQAAGGMDALISAAKAEGRLTTSALLPHWAGYGALMDGFAQKYGIKVVDDNPDGNSQQEIDDVKRLKGQPQAPDVLDLGEVFAQSAVREGLLAPYRTVVYDQIPSSQKDGKARWVNSYSGYVSIGCDANRVKTCPVSFNDLLKPEYKGMVALTGKPATAASAFAAVYAAALANGGSFDNIQPGIDFFADLDKAGNYNRANASVSAIAGGQTPIAIEWDFLNLQHADELKKSGVQWKVSIPFDGSFSQSYAQAVNKDAPHPAAARLWEEYLAGPEGQNLRLVDFARPVLMDAMAKNGTLDTALAGGLPTVEGTPTFPTEAQLAKAHETVRTNWPTAVLG